From Hartmannibacter diazotrophicus, a single genomic window includes:
- a CDS encoding DUF7146 domain-containing protein: MARHDASELAIRLGRHAEAVCRHYLAAGHREGRYWLVGDVRNTPGRSMFVRLKGGETGKGAVGKWTDAATGEHGDLLDVIRESCGLIDFKDVADEARTFLSMPHPEPDRRYDGERQSPAPSGSPEAARRLFAMAQPISGTLVKAYLRTRGITDLHGTGSLRFHPRCYYRPDEHSPTETWPAMIASVTDLAGHQTGAHRTWLAPDGSDKAPIDTPRRAMGDLLGHAVRFGVAGEVMAAGEGIETILSLRMALPSMPMAAALSAAHLSAILFPDTLRRLYIARDNDPAGDGAMATLIERANAAGIEAVVVSPNLGDFNEDLRLAGLDSLRTAARVQIAPQDVARFMALAA; this comes from the coding sequence ATGGCACGGCACGACGCTTCTGAGCTGGCGATCCGTCTCGGCCGACACGCCGAGGCGGTGTGCCGCCATTACCTGGCTGCCGGCCATCGCGAGGGGCGCTATTGGCTGGTCGGCGATGTGCGCAATACGCCGGGCCGCTCGATGTTCGTTCGATTGAAGGGCGGCGAAACCGGCAAGGGCGCGGTCGGTAAATGGACCGACGCCGCCACCGGCGAGCATGGCGACCTCCTTGATGTCATCCGCGAGAGCTGCGGCCTGATCGACTTCAAGGACGTCGCCGATGAGGCACGCACCTTCCTGTCGATGCCGCATCCCGAACCGGACCGTCGATATGACGGCGAGCGCCAGTCACCGGCGCCATCAGGATCACCGGAAGCGGCACGGCGGCTCTTTGCTATGGCGCAGCCGATTTCGGGCACACTCGTAAAGGCGTATCTCCGCACACGCGGCATTACGGATTTGCACGGAACCGGAAGCCTCCGCTTCCACCCCCGCTGCTACTACCGGCCTGACGAGCACTCCCCGACCGAGACCTGGCCAGCAATGATCGCATCGGTCACCGATCTCGCCGGACATCAGACCGGCGCGCACCGAACCTGGCTCGCACCGGACGGCTCGGACAAGGCTCCGATCGACACGCCGAGACGAGCGATGGGCGACCTCCTGGGCCATGCCGTTCGCTTCGGTGTGGCGGGCGAGGTGATGGCGGCGGGTGAAGGTATCGAGACGATATTGTCGCTCAGAATGGCACTGCCCTCCATGCCGATGGCGGCGGCGCTCTCGGCGGCACATCTCTCAGCCATCCTGTTCCCCGACACGCTACGCCGGCTCTACATCGCCCGCGACAATGATCCGGCCGGCGACGGTGCGATGGCGACCCTGATCGAACGGGCGAACGCGGCCGGGATCGAGGCGGTCGTGGTGTCCCCGAACCTAGGCGACTTCAACGAGGATCTCCGCCTGGCAGGCCTGGATAGCCTCCGGACAGCGGCACGGGTGCAGATCGCGCCGCAGGACGTCGCACGCTTCATGGCGTTGGCGGCATAG